The window TTTCACTGCCCTTCATACCTTTGACTTGAAGGAATACTTTTCCCCACTACTGAATCCTTCTCACTTTGatgataaaattattttaacattagGTAAAACGATGGAGTTTGGACAGATAACTAGTCATTTTAAACTTAGCGAGCAGTCCTTCACAAAGGGAGAGCAGCCTGTCTGCGCTCCTCTCCATGCGCGCTCGTTGATCAAGGACAAAACTGCACTTGGAGTGACGCTGTGTTGCCTGATTCACTCAACATCCACTAAGAGGGAAAATATTCAATATATTAGGGCATGAGCAGTGAGAATATATGAACTATTTCCACAGGCTGAGTAAGACTCCTTGTGAATAGATCGTAGAGCTCTTCTACAtgcaaaaatgaacacaatgtCCCTCTAAAGACCTTCACTGCACTGTCAGATTTATCAgctattttaaaaagtgtgagaCCTGTTAGCTGCACGGCACTGGCTGCATTTTAGATTCCCCTCTGGACATCAGAGGTTGTCTTCAAATTAAGCAACCCATGTGCAGATGTCTGTATTTCTTAGTGAAGTGGAAAAGatgagctgatttttttttttttttttttagatgattcTTTAGAATTTGTTAGACCCCTCGAGTGTTTCTCACAGAGTTGCCTGCTGCCCCAGTATATTTGGTGTGTCACTTTGGTGCGTTTTTTTGTGTCCACTGGTAAATTAATCAATTTCTTGGACAAAGCTTCTCAAAGCTTATTTTGAAAGAGCTGTAGCTGCTTCCTGCCAGGCCAGGTCGCTGCTTCTCCAGAGAGTTAATCTCATACtgtatgtttggcacaacaatgatGAAATGCACTGGTTTTGccttttgtattatataatgtGTAATTTGTATTATATTGTGCTTAATGGTTATTGTTTTCATACTTTATATTCTGCTAGCTTGTATTTAGTAAGTTCCAACCTGAGGGTCTTAAAAATGAAGCCCATGGTGAAGTTCCAGATGCTGCATTTCCTTGCATGGTCACTTGAAGCTGGATCCAAACGTGAACTAATCTCCCATCTTTACAGCAAAAAGCCCCAAACCATCATccacaaaatgagaaaatgaaaacaagagcATCTCCATTCATGGCGTGGACACATTAAATTCCATTtagaattcaattttatttctgtaacaccaAATCACGTCAAACAGTCGCCTTGATGCACATTTGTCAATTTCCCCTTCTGTGGGAAACacttcacagcactgtagcttCTGGTTTCATGGTAGAGAAAAAAACCTGGAAAAAACTCCAGAAATCTCCAGCtggagcaaaactgaacacagtatTTGATGGTTTAGAACTGAACTCCAGGACTTTAGAGCTGAAAATGATAATGTTAATAATTCTTCAAGGTtgaagagctacaaaatgaGCAACTGTAAAGCACATGATTCAGGATCCCGCAGCAGGTGGAGGCGGCTGCTGGGAGGAGGCGGGAGCGCTGTGGAACGAATCGGGAAGGCTCTTGGCGTACTCCACCAGCTCGTAAGAATCTCTGATGTCCCTCAGGCCAAACCAGAACACAGTCCATATCCCGTTAACAAAGCTGCCATCACAATGCTTAAAATACctgcacagaaagagagaaatcaCATGTTAAATGTCAGCATTTATATTAATAAAGGCCGCTTGTAGTAAAATGCCTAAGATATAATTCATGTAATGTAAATGCCTGCGTGAGAGCCTAAAAAGCTTCCATGTTTTACCAGGGGTTAATTTTGTTGGTGGCTCTAGACCTCCAGAAGAGTTTGCCCAGGTCCTGTCGGATACACTCCCAGAGGATGTGACTGGTGCCCTGGCCCTGCTTACTGCTGCTCACCACAAACTTGTCGAGGTACGGAGTGCCGCTGTTCACCGGCTCCATGGTGATGATGGCTGCTGCGCTGTACCTGGAAGGACACAGACGTCCAGCATGTAGTAGCTAACAGTCTCACACTCACTGGTCTTTGTTCAGTGAAGAAAACAGCACGCTGATAATTAACCCCAATCAGGACTATTATGTGGACATATTTTAGCCTTCAATCTGGATATTATTTTCATGGAATAGTTGCACACACCCCTCAGAAAGGTAGATGGATTGCAGCCGTCCTTTCAGAGAGTCGATGTAGTCTTGCTTCAAAGTTTTCTCAAACGACTTGTTGATGAGCGCCAACAGACGCTCTACATCGATCCCATCCAGAGACCTGTACCTGCACGGACACACACAAAGTGGTACATTTTATGTGTGTACATTTATGGAGGTAAAGGTAACACCTTGTTAGGAATTAATGATGAATTATGACTTGGTTTTGGTTCAGACTGGAGGGGTTTGTGTCAGATCTACTGACCGGTGTATGGGGtctccatttttaaaaagtgttccagagcctgagaaaaaggaaaaaaaaaagtcaggtgGCTCAAATGACCCcaccaacatacacacacacacacaaatatggtGCCTTCTAATGTAACGTCTCAAAATAGATGGCTCTCcacgtgtgcgtgcatgtgcacaTGTGGGAGTCGGTTGTCTCACCTTTGTGGCTGAACAGCTCGGTCAGCAGCGTGTTTGCTGATGTGATCACAGCAGAGGATTCGGCCGGCAACCGATTGAGAAGTCTGGCTATGGTGGTCACTCTCCGGCGCTCTGCCGCACTCAACCACATCGCCATGGACAGGCCAGGCAGGTCAGCGGGCAACGACACTGTGCCAAGAACCTGCAGCCCACACAGAAAATATTCAGAAAGAGAccgcaaaaaccaaacaaagagaACAACCAGATTATCATTGACAGAGTCAGGGTGGGAGCCAGCTGCTGTGCCTTGTGTTCTTGGCTGTGCAGGCCCCCCAGGTTGTTCAGGAACATGACTTTGTGCGGCTGCAAGGCTTCCGAAATTACTGCCGTCACTTCCGTTGGGTCCAACACTACCGAGCAACCACGCCCGTCCCTTCCCACCGGACAAACCAATGGGATTGTCCCGCAGTCCAAACTCCACTGGAGGAGGCTGGTGTCCATAGAAATGGAGGGAGGAGCACTGTACGGAGAGGGAAAGGAagagggtaagagcacagtcaTGTCAGAGGAAAGAAGACGGTAATGAAGTGGAGATATATACACGTAGATACCACACTGACCTCTTATATTTATTCATGGACTCCACTAAAGTAGCTTTGAATGACTAACAGgtcaaaataatcctcatttaACTTATACTGGGCCTTTGGTgtagcccctcagttcatcctctgtctgaaaaaaaaaagttatttttcccTTTCCCCTAACCCTTCAAACCCTTCTGTCTGGCTGCTTCTCATAAACAGTAGATTTGAACAGCAGTCTTCTTTGAGACTACAATTCCCAACTTGGCTCAGTCATTCACAGGAGCACTTGTTCTGGGGTCTTTAGACATGTCTCTCACTAGTTTTCTATTCAGTCTTTGGCTTCTACCTCTGCCAGGTCTGTTCTGGACTGTGTGGCTCTCTATGAATTTCTTGATGATCCCTCTCACTCCAGTTCTTGTTTATATATCCATCTCAATTCTAAACTGATTTCCTTTGTTTGTGGCAGGATGCTTTCTCTAACCCCCAGCTTAACTTGAGTCTTAAAGCTTTGAGCATTACAGAGTTAAAGCACATCACTGCACAGCAGTGGTTTGTGCTATAGCTCAATAAAAAGGTCAGCATGTCAGGGGGTTAATAATACTGACcctgctcatttttattttttctgaaaaattCTGTTATTGTGTGAAAATAGAACTAATTCAtcctttttaaacaaaaaaaaaattatgatgaAAGTCCCTCGCTCTcccttgcatttaaaaaaagcaccagGGAAAATTTTtacaaaaactttaaatttcatAAGGGGTCTAATAATTTTGTCCTCATCTGTATATCCTCCACATTAACATTA is drawn from Archocentrus centrarchus isolate MPI-CPG fArcCen1 chromosome 8, fArcCen1, whole genome shotgun sequence and contains these coding sequences:
- the nags gene encoding N-acetylglutamate synthase, mitochondrial — translated: MSKVHRGSHGCRAMVIARRYLSSLPPSVLTRTSSQSQRKMFIQQHRMVSCNVAGTEGKPAALAQQEHKRYASAAGRHVKTNRNLIYRDVKAFLNEVGGDPREARYWLTQFQRATSAQSPAFAVLEVDSSAFVSREMVQSLAFGLSFLQRMDMKPVVVMGWSDHQETGLTEPAFDSGCTQGLVHRCQQLTEALQQHSATVLPFFSAESFLLLHEAPQGSSAPPSISMDTSLLQWSLDCGTIPLVCPVGRDGRGCSVVLDPTEVTAVISEALQPHKVMFLNNLGGLHSQEHKVLGTVSLPADLPGLSMAMWLSAAERRRVTTIARLLNRLPAESSAVITSANTLLTELFSHKGSGTLFKNGDPIHRYRSLDGIDVERLLALINKSFEKTLKQDYIDSLKGRLQSIYLSEGYSAAAIITMEPVNSGTPYLDKFVVSSSKQGQGTSHILWECIRQDLGKLFWRSRATNKINPWYFKHCDGSFVNGIWTVFWFGLRDIRDSYELVEYAKSLPDSFHSAPASSQQPPPPAAGS